One region of Limnospira fusiformis SAG 85.79 genomic DNA includes:
- a CDS encoding RNA-guided endonuclease InsQ/TnpB family protein → MGLLSHLVLSIIRPKCSVLCYNFTKGTWYSKLTKTLSFKASEPVPVRCEYGTQLVYRRGLWFAIFPEPVIATHTSSPKIIALDPGVRTFLTGYDGDKVIEIGNGDMGRIVRLCQHEYNLISRSTKVSAKQRRSMRKAANRIREKIRNLIDEVHKKTAHYLTNNYGLIFLPRFESSQMVAKSRRKIRSKTVRSMLTWAHYRFKLILKHQAAKRGCVVLDVGESHTSKTCGACGHRHAQLGGAKIHKCPHCGSQTPRDANGARNIMLRALRDSSFTVSNDGIVIVTVRAWSINVKECSA, encoded by the coding sequence TTGGGTCTTCTTAGTCATCTCGTCCTCTCCATTATACGTCCTAAGTGTTCTGTCTTGTGCTATAACTTCACCAAAGGAACATGGTACAGCAAGTTAACAAAAACACTATCGTTTAAGGCAAGTGAACCAGTACCAGTCAGATGTGAGTACGGCACTCAATTAGTTTATCGGCGCGGCCTATGGTTTGCTATTTTCCCTGAACCCGTAATCGCAACGCATACATCTTCCCCAAAAATAATTGCCTTAGATCCTGGTGTCAGAACTTTTTTGACCGGATATGACGGCGATAAAGTCATTGAAATTGGCAATGGTGACATGGGACGAATCGTGAGATTATGTCAACACGAATATAATTTAATTAGCCGTTCAACTAAGGTAAGTGCTAAACAACGCCGTTCAATGAGAAAAGCGGCTAATCGGATTCGAGAAAAGATTCGGAACTTAATTGATGAAGTACACAAAAAAACAGCTCATTATCTGACTAATAACTATGGATTAATTTTTCTTCCTCGCTTCGAGTCCTCCCAAATGGTAGCCAAGTCAAGAAGAAAAATTAGATCTAAAACAGTCAGAAGTATGCTGACTTGGGCGCATTATCGCTTTAAGTTAATCCTAAAACATCAGGCAGCAAAGCGTGGTTGCGTGGTGCTTGATGTGGGCGAAAGTCACACATCTAAAACCTGTGGAGCGTGTGGACATCGCCACGCCCAACTAGGTGGTGCGAAGATACATAAGTGTCCCCACTGTGGTAGTCAAACACCTAGAGATGCGAATGGCGCACGTAATATAATGTTACGTGCTTTGAGGGATTCCTCCTTTACTGTCAGCAATGATGGTATTGTTATAGTTACAGTCCGAGCATGGTCAATCAATGTTAAGGAATGTTCAGCTTAA
- a CDS encoding recombinase family protein: MPKYTSPSETAQYFGVCLHTLRRWEKNGKIQALRTPSGQRRYDIASYTVSSNERTQRAIIAYARVSSRGQKADLARQVAKLLEVYPNAELVTDIASGLNFQRKGLRAIWERVRKGDVGFIALVKVVRTQF, encoded by the coding sequence ATGCCGAAATATACATCCCCAAGTGAAACGGCTCAATACTTTGGTGTATGTTTACATACTTTAAGAAGATGGGAAAAAAACGGCAAAATTCAAGCGCTCAGGACACCATCAGGGCAGAGACGATATGATATTGCCTCCTACACGGTCTCATCAAACGAGAGAACGCAACGGGCAATTATCGCTTATGCCCGCGTTTCAAGTCGCGGACAAAAAGCAGACCTCGCGCGCCAAGTTGCAAAGTTACTCGAGGTCTACCCCAACGCCGAGCTCGTCACTGATATCGCCAGTGGTCTTAATTTCCAAAGAAAAGGACTTAGAGCCATTTGGGAGCGAGTCCGTAAAGGCGATGTCGGATTTATAGCATTAGTCAAGGTGGTTAGGACGCAGTTTTGA
- a CDS encoding glycoside hydrolase family 108 protein — MTQSDENFQIALKFTLKWEGGVGHPEDLGGVVNYGITQATYDTYLKNKGQGSKSVRQITQPEVEEVYYTMYWLPSKADLMVLPLAVVQFDTAVNFSVPGSIEFLQETLGGLTVDGRFGPKSQGVLEQNNNLETAQRYCQGRIDYRYQRVKTNPSQQIFLEGWLRRDRDLLGYVTQLGGGQAPVIDPPKPPNTPKPPNTETPKDSEIMDKLQQAIALLQEVAQSLKQKD; from the coding sequence ATGACACAATCTGATGAGAATTTTCAAATTGCCCTCAAATTTACCTTGAAATGGGAGGGCGGCGTTGGACACCCGGAAGACCTGGGAGGTGTGGTTAATTATGGCATCACCCAGGCGACCTACGACACCTATTTAAAAAATAAGGGTCAGGGGTCGAAATCGGTTAGGCAAATTACTCAGCCAGAGGTTGAAGAGGTTTATTATACGATGTACTGGCTACCGTCAAAGGCTGATTTAATGGTGTTACCTTTGGCGGTGGTTCAGTTTGATACGGCGGTTAATTTTAGTGTTCCCGGCAGTATTGAGTTTTTACAAGAAACTCTGGGAGGACTGACTGTAGATGGTCGCTTTGGACCGAAAAGCCAAGGGGTTCTCGAACAAAATAATAACCTGGAAACTGCCCAAAGATACTGTCAGGGTCGCATTGACTATCGCTACCAACGGGTTAAGACTAACCCTAGCCAACAGATATTTTTGGAGGGTTGGCTAAGACGCGATCGCGATTTATTGGGCTATGTTACCCAATTGGGCGGCGGTCAGGCTCCGGTTATTGATCCGCCCAAACCACCCAACACACCGAAACCACCCAACACAGAAACCCCGAAAGATTCGGAAATTATGGATAAACTCCAACAGGCGATCGCCCTTTTGCAAGAGGTAGCACAAAGCCTTAAACAAAAGGATTGA
- a CDS encoding ribulose bisphosphate carboxylase small subunit, with product MSYYISPRFLDKVSVHITKNFLDIPRIKVPLILGIHGRKGEGKTFQCELVFKTMGIEPVMISGGELESPDAGDPSRLLRLRYREAAEQVRVKGQMCAIFINDFDAGAGRFDSGTQYTVNTQLVNATLMNIADNPTNVQLPGSYDETPLHRIPIIITGNDFSTLYAPLIRDGRMDKFYWEPSREDRIAIVRGIFADDSLSDSQIIKLVDDFTGQAIDFFSAMRSRIYDEQIREFIYHQGLDKISRRLVNSVDKPPELPQPDFSLQHLIESGRAMVEEQQQIQKLRLVEEYNQFRTVNSQPINRNPQPINQPHLPYNPVMPPHAFDDLGPSNWQGDSSSSTTFIDGQTVSSKLSLDVLEQVQKIRSGGYQIGLEYADQRHFKTGSWKSCAIIDGGIPEAIASVENCLSQHPKDYVRLLGIDPKQRRRVVETIIQRP from the coding sequence ATGTCTTACTACATTTCACCTCGATTTCTTGATAAGGTTTCCGTCCATATTACCAAAAACTTTTTAGATATTCCCCGGATAAAAGTTCCCCTAATTTTAGGAATACACGGACGCAAGGGAGAAGGCAAAACCTTCCAATGTGAACTTGTCTTTAAGACCATGGGAATTGAACCCGTGATGATTTCTGGGGGAGAATTAGAAAGTCCTGATGCCGGAGATCCCTCCCGACTGCTACGGCTACGGTATCGGGAAGCGGCCGAACAGGTGCGGGTAAAAGGTCAAATGTGCGCCATTTTTATTAATGATTTTGATGCCGGGGCTGGCAGGTTTGACTCAGGAACTCAATACACGGTTAACACTCAATTAGTTAATGCTACACTAATGAATATTGCCGACAATCCTACTAATGTGCAATTACCCGGAAGTTATGATGAAACCCCATTACATCGGATTCCGATTATTATAACGGGAAATGATTTCTCTACCCTCTACGCCCCTTTAATTCGCGATGGTCGGATGGATAAGTTTTATTGGGAACCTAGCCGGGAGGATCGCATTGCTATTGTGCGGGGAATTTTTGCTGATGATTCACTCTCGGATAGTCAGATTATCAAATTGGTTGATGATTTTACCGGACAGGCGATTGATTTCTTTAGTGCTATGCGATCGCGTATTTATGACGAACAAATCCGCGAGTTTATCTATCATCAAGGCTTAGATAAAATCTCGCGCCGCCTAGTTAATAGTGTCGACAAACCCCCCGAACTTCCTCAGCCTGATTTTAGTCTTCAACACCTGATCGAGTCTGGGCGTGCTATGGTAGAAGAACAGCAGCAAATCCAGAAACTACGCTTGGTGGAAGAATATAACCAATTCCGCACGGTTAATTCTCAGCCAATTAACCGCAATCCTCAACCGATTAATCAACCACACCTTCCCTATAACCCGGTCATGCCTCCCCATGCTTTTGATGATTTAGGTCCCTCTAATTGGCAGGGAGATAGTAGCAGTTCAACTACTTTTATTGACGGTCAAACTGTCAGCAGTAAGCTGAGTTTAGATGTTTTGGAACAGGTGCAAAAAATCCGGTCAGGGGGTTATCAAATTGGTTTGGAATATGCTGATCAGCGTCACTTTAAGACGGGTTCCTGGAAAAGTTGTGCTATTATTGATGGCGGTATCCCCGAGGCGATCGCTTCTGTGGAAAATTGCCTAAGTCAACACCCAAAGGACTATGTGCGACTGTTAGGCATTGACCCCAAACAGCGGCGGCGTGTGGTGGAAACCATCATTCAGCGTCCCTAA
- the hemC gene encoding hydroxymethylbilane synthase: MTTSVSAQTRTIRIASRKSQLALVQTYWVQEELQKRFPDIKFEVHTMSTQGDKILDVALAKIGDKGLFTKELEVGMLNHDTDMAVHSLKDLPTNLPEGLMLGCVTEREDPADALVVHENHRDKQLDTLPPGAVVGTSSLRRLAQLRHNFPHLEFKDIRGNLNTRLQKLDEGQYDAIILAVAGLKRLGMADRIHQVIPAEISLHAVGQGALGLECREGDTEIFEVVKALEHTVTAQRCHSERAFLRELEGGCQVPIGVNTMVEGDRLTLTGMVASLDGKRLIKDTVTGQASDAEQLGIQLAHKLKQQGAEEILAEIFAEVQRS, from the coding sequence ATGACAACATCTGTATCTGCCCAAACCCGTACCATTCGCATTGCTTCACGCAAAAGCCAACTCGCCCTAGTTCAAACTTACTGGGTTCAGGAAGAACTACAAAAGCGCTTTCCTGATATCAAGTTTGAAGTTCATACCATGTCCACCCAGGGGGATAAAATCCTAGATGTAGCCCTAGCCAAAATTGGGGATAAGGGACTGTTCACCAAGGAACTAGAAGTGGGGATGCTTAACCATGATACTGATATGGCGGTGCATTCCCTCAAAGATTTACCAACAAACCTCCCAGAAGGTCTAATGCTGGGCTGTGTGACTGAACGGGAAGACCCCGCAGATGCTTTGGTAGTCCACGAAAACCATCGCGACAAACAACTAGACACTCTGCCACCCGGTGCGGTGGTCGGTACGTCTTCCCTGCGTCGTCTGGCACAACTACGCCACAATTTCCCGCATTTGGAATTTAAGGATATTCGCGGGAACCTGAACACGCGCCTGCAAAAATTGGATGAGGGTCAGTATGATGCGATAATTTTAGCAGTGGCTGGACTGAAACGGTTGGGAATGGCCGATCGCATTCACCAAGTCATTCCGGCTGAAATCTCTCTGCACGCGGTGGGACAGGGCGCTCTGGGTCTTGAATGCCGAGAGGGAGATACGGAAATTTTCGAGGTGGTTAAAGCCTTAGAACATACCGTCACAGCCCAAAGATGTCACAGTGAACGGGCATTTTTACGGGAATTAGAAGGGGGTTGTCAGGTTCCCATTGGTGTTAATACTATGGTGGAAGGCGATCGCCTAACTTTAACCGGAATGGTGGCTAGTTTGGACGGAAAACGCCTAATTAAAGATACAGTGACCGGACAGGCTAGTGACGCGGAACAGTTGGGGATTCAATTAGCCCACAAACTTAAACAACAGGGTGCTGAGGAAATTTTGGCGGAAATTTTTGCCGAAGTTCAGCGCAGTTAA